The DNA sequence GAGGTGCGCGCCCGGGGCCTGCTCGTCGCCGTCGCGGGACGGCGGGGAACCGAGCCGTTTGTCTGCGTAACGGGGGTGGTCGACGCATTCATGGGAAACCTGGGCATCCGTCCCGCCGTGCCGGTGCTGATCGGCGACCTCGACCGGGCGAGAGACGTGGAGAAGATCGGCGGGGTTGAGGACGACGTCCGGGCGGCGTTACGCGCGCTGCTTGCTCCCCGAGACGAAGGATAATATAGCATCCGTCCCCCACCGATGATGCATGGCAGAAGTGACTGTTGAGATTGTCGGGTTTGCGGAATCCGAATGCGGCCCGTTTCCCTGCGACGAGACGAGATCCTGCGGCCTTGAGACCTGCTACCCGTCCAATAGCCTGATGGACGCCATCAGCGCTCTGCGCGACGAACTTCTCGCCGGCTACGGCGAGAAGGTCGAGGTGAAGACGACGCTGATCGACGAAGAGGTGCCCGACCACATCAGGGAGATCATCGAGGAACGCCACCCTCCTATCCCGATCGTTCTCGTCAACGGAAGGCTTACGTCGATCGGGAGGGTCTCGCTCGATCTGATAAAAGAAGAGATTGATTATGCGCTTGAAGAGTCCTAGAATATCTTCGTCAACTCTCCGGTCGCAAGGTCGAAGTACAGGCCGTGAAGTTTGACCCGTCCCTCTTTTTCCGCAGCCATGACCGGCGGGTAGGTTCGGAGGTGCTCAAGCTGCAGGGCGACGTTCTCGATCTCGATGAGACGCAGCCGGTTCTTCTCTTCTTCGGGATTCTTCGGCGCCGGGATTCTGGCATCGACCCGGTTTTTCGCCTCCATCGCGTTATTCAGCCAGAGCGGGACATACGCGTCCTTGCTCTCGTGGTCCAGCGCCTTTATGGCGCCGCAGTCGGAGTGTCCGCAGATGACGATATCCCCGACCTTGAGGTGCTTGACTGCGTACTCGAGCACGGTCGCGAAGTTCCAGTCGTGAATCGGGACGATGTTGCCGATGTTCCGCTGTACGAAGAGTTGCCCGGCTTTCGCGCCGGTGATGCGCTCGGGATTCACTCTTGAGTCGGAGCATCCTATCCAGAGAACCTCCGGGTGCTGGCTTGACGCAAGCGGAGCGTAATGTTCGGGATCTTTTGCGAAATCTTCTTCCAGAAATCGCTTGTTACCATCAAGAAATTTCTCTATCATCCGTATACTCCGTAAGGCTGATATGGGCGACCGTCTCGGACGAGTGCGCCTCGAAGAGGGATTACTCCCGGGATTTAAAAATGTATACGCCAGGGTATTGTGGGGAGATGAGCCGGGAAAACAAACGGTGTTCCGGCCCCGGACGAGGCCTGACACGCTGGAACAACCCTGTACATGAATGCCCGGATCGGGGGTGCAGGATACCGGATATACCGCGAGAAGAAGACTAAACCCCTTAACAGAGCCAGGTTGTTTAAATAACTATCCTCTGCCGGGGTCGCAATACCGGCAGAGGAGTATGCGCTCCCTTGAGGGGGGAGTTGCGGAACCGTTCGTGACTGCGATGGGTTCCCGGCAAAAAAAGAGGTTATCTCTGGACGGCGCCGAGGTTCGCCTGCTCGACGGTACGCACGTACCGGGCGAGCACGCCCGTAAGCCGGCGGGCCGGCGGCTTCCAGGCCCGGCGCCGTTCTTCCAGGGTCGCTGCATCGACCAGGAGGTCGAGGCTTTTTGCGTAGAGGTCGACCGCGATCTCGTCGCCGTCCTCCACGAGGCCGATCGGCCCGCCGACCGCGGCCTCGGGGGCGACGTGCCCGATGCACGGGCCCCGGGTGCCGCCCGAGAAGCGTCCGTCCGTCACCAGGGCGACCCGGGCGTAGCCGAGGCCCATCAGCGCCGAGGTCGGCGAGAGCATCTCCGGCATCCCGGGGCCTCCCCGCGGCCCCTCGTAGCGGATCACGATCACATCGCCCTCCGCGATCTCGCGGTGGAGGATCGCCTCCATCGCGGCATCTTCCCCGTCAAAGACCCGTGCCGGCCCCTGGTGCCGCCACATCGCCTCCGGGACGGCGGCGCACTTGACGACGGCGCCGTCGGGGGCGAGCGACCCGCGCACGATCTTCAGACCGCCGGCGGGGCTGACCGGGGCGTCGGCCGTCCGGATCACGTCCGGGTCGGCGACCCGGGCGTTCTTCGCGATCTCGAGGACCGACCGGCCCGAGACCGTCGGGGCGTCTTCGAGGTAGCGCTCGAGCATCTTCAAGACCGCGGGGATTCCTCCCGCCCGGTGGAGGGCGAGCATGGAGTGCGGTCCGCCGGGCTGCATGTGGCAGACGTGGGGTGTCGCCCCGGCGACGGCGTTGAAGGTTTCAAGGTCGAGGGGGACACCCGCCTCCCCGGCGACGGCCATCAGGTGGAGCACCGTGTTCGACGACCCGCCGAGCGCCATGTCCACCCGGATTGCGTTCGCGAGGCTTGCTTCGGTGACGATATCCCGCGGGCGGACACCCTCCCGGACCAGATCGACCGCCCGCTCCCCGCTCTCACGGGCTATGCGGAGTTTTGCGGCGTCGACGGCGGGGATTGCCGCGCAACCCGGAAGGGAGAGGCCCAGCGCCTCGGTCACGCACGCCATGGTGTTTGCGGTGTAGAGCCCCTGGCAGCTGCCGCACCCGGGCATCGCCGCGCACTCGAGCTCCCCGAGTTCCTCCTCGCTCATCGTGCCGGCGGCGACGCGGCCCACGCCCTCGAAGACGTCGATCAGGGAGAGTTCCCTGCCCGCCGCGTAGCCGGGGAGCATCGGGCCGCCGGTGACGACGATCGTCGGGACGTTGCACCGCACCGCCGCCATGAGCATGCCGGGGACGATCTTGTCGCAGGTGCCGACACAGACGAGACCGTCGAACCGGTGCGCCTCGACCATCAGCTCGACGGCGTCGGCGATGTTCTCCCGCGAGGGAAGGGAGTAGCGCATCCCCTCGTGGCCCATCGCGATTCCGTCGCAGATGCCGATGGTCCCGAACTCGAACGCCACGCCGCCCGCGGCCGCGACGCCCTCCTGCACCTTCTGCGAGAGGGACCGGAGGTGGGTGTGCCCGGGGACGATCGTGTTGTATGCGTTTGCTATCCCGATGAAGGGCTGATCCATCTCACGGTCAGTCACGCCGAGCGACCTGAGCAGTGCCCGGTTCGGAGCACGCTGGTAGCCTTTCTTAACCGTCTCACTCCGCATGGTAATCCTCGTATGAGAATACGCGCGTGGAAAGAAAAGAGTATTCCGGCTGTCGGGGTGTGGTGCAGAAGGAGGTTTTCCTGCATGGTGAATGGGGGTGGTTTGTCCGGACATTCGGGTTGCGTCGTGATGGCTTTTACGTCTCTTCTTGCGCCCGTCCTGTTCGCGGCCGCCCAGACTCGTGCACGGCTTCCCAGTGGATATCGCACCTTCGGTGCTCCAGCTCCGTTCCTGCCGGAACGTCGCGTATCGCCACGCGGGGAGGGGCTGACGGGGAGTGCGGCGTTCCGCCAGGAACGGAGCTCGACCACCGTTAGGTGGGGAGGGGGGAGCATCCCCCCTCCCCTGTCTCCCCCTTATAGGGCATATCTGTAAACCCCACCCGAAGACCTACGGTCTTCTCAAGCTCCGGACGTCCCGTCCGTCGCACCCCGCCCGGCCTCCGGCCTCCTCCGCACCTTCGGTGCTCAAACTCCTGCCGTCCGCTACGCTCCCGGCAGTCGTTCCCCGCCCCTTGGGGCGGGGGCAGTGCGTGGTGATATGCGACTGGCCGAAGGGCAGAAGCAGAAGAGAACACGAAGCATTTCCGAGTGGCGATGGTGCGCAAAAATCCATTGTTCACTGAGCGTTCAAACTGTGCAAAAAAGAGGAGGATATGGAATCCGTTTCACCCCTCACCCCTCGTAGAGCTCCACCACCCCGCCGATGACGATCACCGCCGGGGGGCAGACGCCTGCGGCGCGGGCTTTTTCGGCGATGTCGGCAAGCGTCCCGACCGTCACGCGCTGGTCCGGCCGGAGACCCCGCTCGATGATCGCCACCGGGGTTGCGGGGTCCTTGCCGTGCGCCGTGAGGGCTTCTGCGATGGCCGGGAGGTTCTTTACCCCCATCAGGATCACGAGGGTCCCCTTCAGGCGGGCGAGGACCTCCCAGTCGAGGGCGGACTCGGGCTTCGTGGGGTCCTCGTGCCCGGTGATGAAGGTCACCTGCGACGCGTACCGCCGGTGGGTGACCGGGATGCCGACCATCTCCGGGACGGCGATGGCGCTCGTCACCCCCGGCACCACCTCGACCCTGATGCCGTGCTCCCGGAGCGTCTCAATCTCCTCGCCGCCGCGGCCGAAGAGGAACGGGTCGCCCCCTTTCAGGCGCACGACCGTTTTGCCCGCCTTCACCCGCTCGACCATCAGCGCCTCGATCTCGTGCTGCTCCAGGGTGTGGCTGCCGCCGTACTTCCCGCAGTCGATCCGTTCCGCGTTCCTCGGGAGCGTCGCAAGGACCTCCTCGCCCGGGAGCTGGTCGTAGAGGATCACGTCCGCGGCGTCGATCACCTCGCGGGCCCGTATCGTCATGAGGCCGAGCCCGCCCGGCCCGGAACCTACAAGATATGCTTTTCCTGTCATGGTTTCACCCCGAGGGCCGTATAGGCCTCCCGGATCAGGGCGGCCGCCTGCACACGCAGCGCCCGCCCCCACTCCCGGGCTTCGCCGACGGTCGCGACGTGCCGCTCGATCCGCTCCCACCGGGAACCGTCGAGCGCGAGCACCTCGGCGATCAGGTTCCCGTCCCGGCAGTAGATTCCCTGCGGGGTGAAGCACCCGCCGCCGACCTCCTCCATGACGGCACGCTCGATCTCCACGTCGAGGCGAGTCGGCGCATGATCGAGGGGCGCGAAGGTCCCGGCGACGGCCGGGTCGTCCCGGCAGACGACCGCGACGGTGCCCTGGTTTGGGGACGGGACGAACCGGTCCGTGGGGAGCGGCTCTCCGGGCAGCCGGAGGCCGAGGCGCTCGAGGCCCGCCTCCGCGAGCACGACGGCGTCGTACTGCCCCTCGCGAAGTTTCCGTATCCGCGTATCGACGTTCCCCCGGAGCTGTTTCACCTCAAGCGCCGGGGCGTCGCGGAGGAGCTGGGCGCGGCGCCGGGTGCTCGACGACCCGACAACGCTGACCGCATCGAGGGGGCACTCGTGCGCGAGGAAGTCCGCCGGCGAGTCCCGCTCGAGCACCGCGCAGCAGGTGAGCCCCGCCGGGCGGGCTGCGGGGATGTCTTTCATGCTGTGCACCGCGGCGTCGATATCGCCGCGGAGGATCGCGTCGTCGAGCGCCCGCACGAAGACTCCCTGTCCACCGATGGCGTGGAGCGGGACTCCGGTCGCGGTGTCGCCCTCCGTCGTGATCGTAACAATCTCCGCCTCGATACCCCGGTCGGCGAGCATGCCGACCACCTTGTTCGTCTGTGCAAGCGCGAGAGCGCTTCCCCGTGTGCCTATGCGAAGAGACATGATCCGTATGCTTCCGCTATCTGTTCGATATCCTGCTCTGTGTGCGCGGCGGAGAGGAAGTTCGTCTCGAACTGCGACGGCGGGAGGAAGATCCCGGCGTCAAGCATCCCCTTCCAGAACCGCGAAAACGCCTCCGTGTCGCATTCCTTGATCTCCCGGTAGTCCTGCGGCGGCTCGTCCCTGAAGAAGTGCTTGAAGAGCGATCCTATCCTGACGAATGTTCCTCTGCCCGCATCCGCGGCGACCTCTCCGATCGCCCGCGTGGCGTCGTCGAGCCGCCGGTAGACCTCCGGGTGCTCGTGAAGGTGGCGGAGGGTCGCATACCCCGCCGCGAGGCTTGCCGGGTTGCCGCTGAACGTGCCTGCCTGGTAGACCGGGCCGGCGGGAGCGATCAGTTCCATGATCTCGCGCCGCCCCCCGAACGCCCCGATGGGGAGGCCGCCGCCGATGATCTTGCCGAACGTGGCCAGATCCGGCTTCACCCCGTAAAGCACCTCCGCGCCGCCGATCCCGACCCGGTAGCCGGTGATCACCTCGTCGAGGATGAGGAGGACGTCGTAAGCGGCGGTGATCTCCCGGACGTCGGTGAGGTAGCCGTCGTCGGGGAGCACCGGGCCGATGTTGCCCATGACCGGCTCGAGGATGAACGCGGCGACGTCGTCGTTTTCGGCGAGCAGCGTCTCAAGCGCCCCAGGGTCGTTGTAGGGAACCTGCCGGGTATGCGCCACGAGGTCCACGAGGACGCCTGCGGAGTCGGGAACCCCGAGGGTGGTCGCCCCCGACCCGGCCTTGACGAGAACAGCATCGTGGGCGCCGTGGAACCCGCCTTCGACCTTGATGATGTCCTGTTTTTCCGTGTAGCCGCGGGCGAGCCGGATCGCGGCCATCGTAGCCTCCGAGCCCGACGAGACGAACCGGACCATATCGACCGCAGGGTGGTCGGCGGTGATGACTCCCGCAAGATCGAGTTCGAGCGGCGTCGGCGTGCCGTAGAGCCACCCCTTCTCGAGCTGGCGCTCGATCGCCTCCCGGATGTCCGGATGGGCGTGGCCGAGGATGAGGGGGCCGTAGCCGAGGCAGCAGTCGATGAGATCGGCACCGTCGACGGTTGCGAGGTGCGACCCTGCAGCGCGTTCCGTGTAGAACGGATACGGCTTGATCGCCCGGACGGGGCTGCTGACGCCGCCAGGCATCAGGGTTTTTGCGCGGGCGAAGAGATCACTGCTCTTCATCGAGCCACCCCGCCGCATCTTCTGCAAAGTAGGTGATGATCAGGTCGGCCCCGGCGCGCTTGATGGCGGTGAGGCTCTCGAGGGCGACGGCCCGCTCATCCAGCCACCCACGCTCTGCGGCCGCCTTGATCATCGCGTATTCCCCGCTGACCTGGTAGGCCGCCACCGGCAGGCCGAACTCTCTGATGGAGGTGAGAATGTCGAGATAGAGCCCGGCCGGCTTGACCATCAGGATATCCGCTCCTTCGGCCGCGTCGAGTTCCGACTCCATCACCGCCTCCCGGGCGTTGCCCGGGTTGATCTGGTAGGTCGTCCGGTCGCCGAAACTGAATCCCGAGTCAGCAGCATCGCGGAACGGCCCGTAAAGGGCGCTCGCGAACTTCGATGAGTAGGACATGATCGGGACGTCCTGGTACCCGGCGGCATCGAGAGCCTCCCGGATCGATCGCACCATCCCGTCGAGCATGCACGACGGCGCGACGATATCGGCACCGCTCTCTGCGTGGGAGACGGCTATTTGCGCCATCAGCGTAAGCGAGGGATCGTTCAAGAGGTCAGGGCCGTCGGCCGTTTCTCCAACAATGCCGCAGTGGCCGTGGTCGGTGTACTCGCAGGCGCAGACGTCGGTCATGACGACCATCTGCGGCAACCGCTCCTTGATGCTCCGGACGGCCCGCTGGACGACGCCGTCTGCCGCGTAGGCTTCGGTCGCCTCGCCGTCTTTTGCAGCCGGGACCCCGAAGAGGATCACCGCCCGGATACCGGCGTTCCACAGGCGCACGCAGTAGCCGGTGACACCGTCCACCGGGTGCCGGAACTGCCCCGGCATCGAGGTGATCGAAAGCGGTGCGTTGATCGATTCGTCCACGAAGACCGGCGCAATCAGGTCGGTCTTTCGAAGTTCAGTCTCGCGGAGGAGCGGCTGGACTATCCGCCGCCGCATCCGTCTCATTCGTCTTTCTGGGAACATGGTTCTCCCCGGGTAATCGCCCTCATCAGGGCCTCTGCTGTCGTCATATCGCCGCACTCCGCGCTCGCGCGGATGGCCGTCGTCACGTCGGAGAGGAGCTTTTTGGTGAGCGCACGCGTCAGGTCGTCGACGATCTCCGCCGTGCGGTCGTCCGTCTCTCCCAGGCGGGCGAGCGCACGGTCGCGTTCGCGCGCCCGGATCGACTCCGCCCAGGTGTAGAGGAGGGCGAGCGTCTCGTCGGCCGCGGTCCGCCGGAGGAGCCGGATGAAGTGACCGACCTCCTCGTCGATGATCTCCCGCGCCCTGTCCGCTTCGCACCTCCGGGAGTCCATGGCGGCGTCGTTGATGCTCCGGAGGTCGTCGATGGTGAAGAGGTGCACGCCTTCGATCGACCGCACCCCGTCCTCGACGTCGCGGGGCTGGGCGATATCGATGAGGACCAGGTGACGGGGGTGCCGGTCGAGCGGCCAGAGGCGCTCCTCCATCACCTCCCGGATCTCCTCGGTGCGGATCACCGGGTGCGGTGCGGCTGTGCAGGAGATGACGACGTCGGAGAGCGCGATGTAGCGGTAGAGGTCGCTGAAGTTGACCGCACGCCCCCCGATCTTCTCCGCAAGCACCACCGCGCGCTCGTAGGTCCTGTTGGCGACGTAGATGGCCGTGAGATCCCTGGCGGAGAGCGCCTGCGCCACGAGCAGTCCCATCTCACCGCTCCCGACGACCAGGATGTGCCGGTCGCGCAGGGTGCCGAGGAGTTTCTCTGCAAGCGTCACGGCCGCAGAACCGACGGAGACCGCCCCCCGGTTGATCTGCGTCTGCCGCCGGATCCTGACACCCACGTGCACCGCCTTGGTGATGCAGAGCCCGATAACGCTGCTGCAGACCCCTGCTTCCTCTGCAGTCGCGAGTGCCGTTTTGAGCTGCCCGAGGATCTGGTCCTCGCCGACGACCAGGGAGTCGATGCCCGCGGCCAGCTCCAGGAGGTGGCGGGGCACGGCCTCCCCTTCGATGACCATGAAATCGCGTCTGCCCTGCTCCTGCAGGAACGCTTCCAGGCTTCGTGCATCGCCCTGCACCAGCACCTCGACGCGGTTGCAGGTCTGGAGCAGGAGAACGCCCCTGAACCGCTCCCGTGCCTCACGGAGGAACGCCGCCTCGTCGGGGAACCGGAACGCTTCGAGCGTGGCGATGTCCGCGGTGTGGTGGTTCATCCCGGCGAGCGCGAGCGGTGTCGTGACTGACTCAGGCATGCAGGTACCTCTCGATCGCCAGTCCGCGTGCCCGGCCGTAGTCGGAGGCAAGCGCTTCCCAGACCTCATCGTCCGAGAGGATGCTCCAGAGGATGCGGGACCGCTCTGCCTGCACCGGTTCGGTCTCCCGGAGCATCGAGCGTATCTCGTCCTGCAGATCGATCATCCGGTCGAGATCCGCGTACTCCGCCTCGAGCCTCATGCGGAGGTACCGCGATACGGCAGGGCTCTTTCCGCGGGTGCTGATCGCGACCAGGTAACGGCTGCCCCGGACGACCGAAGGAACGATGACGTCGCCGGGCTCGCCTGCGGCGTTGTTGAAGAGGACGCCGGTCCCGGCGCATACTCTTCCGATACGGTCGTTGAGTGCCGGGTCCGGCGTCGCTGCTACCGCGAGGAACACGCCCTGCAGGAGGCTCCGGAGCGCCTCGTCCGGGAGTGCCGAGAGATCGGCCTCCTGCCGCCGGATCGCGAGTCCCTCAAGGCCCGGCGAGAAAGAACGGCTGATCACCGTCACTTCCGCCTCATGCTCAAAGTACGCAGCCTTCCGGGCACCGACATCGCCTCCGCCGAAGATGAGCACCCTCCTGCCCGTCAGGTCAAGCATGAGAGGGATCATTCGTTCTATAGTGTGGTGAACGGACTACATTAAGGTGTTGAAAAACCGGTTTCCCTTAAAACCCGCTGACATATGTTCCGGGGCCGGGATACTGGAACCGGTTCGCCCAAAGAAGGTTTTAATGGCAGGAAGATCCTTTTCTTCATGACTGATATGGCTGAAGAGATGTATGCATTCAGCAGGCTGGATGGTGCCCTCCAGCGCACCAAAAGCCTGCTCTGGCCCATAAATTGGGGCGTCTGGCTCCGCCTGGCCCTGATCGCGCTCTTTGTGGGAGGGGGCGTGAGTTTCCCGAACACCTCCGGGTACGACTTCGGAGAGGGCGACCTTCCGCCCGGCTTTGAGGGGGCCCTCCCGGGGATCGCGACAGTCGTCGTGGTGCTCATCCTCGTCGTCCTGGTGCTCGCCCTCCTCTGGTGGCTCGTCGGCGCGGCGATGCAGTTCGTCTTCGTCGATATGCTCCGGACAGGTGACATCCATATCAGACGTTTTCTCGGTGAGCGGTTTGGAAAAGGAGTGCGGCTCTTCCTCTTCCAGGTCGTCCTCACGCTGGTCCTGGTCCTCGCCATGGTGGCGCTCATCGCCATGGTCGTCGGCTTCGGGGGGCCGGGCGTCGGTGTTGCCGCGCCGCTCATGATCCTTGCGTTCATTCCGATCATCCTGGTCGCAGCCCTCCTCTTCGGGATCGTCTTCCTCCTGACCACCGACTTCGTCGTCCCGATCATGATCCATGAGGACTGCGGGGTCATCGAGGGCTGGCAGCGGCTTATCGGGTTGATATCGGCCAACTTCTGGCAGATCGTCGTCTACGTCGTCACCAGGCTCGTGCTTGGCCTGATTGCCGGAATCGTGCAGGCGATCCTGGTCATCCTTGCACTGGTTGTCATCGCGATACCGTTCGTGCTTATCGGGATCGTGCTCCTCGCCGCAGTCCAGGCGAACTATGTGCTGCTCCTGGTCCTCCTCATCCCCTACCTCGTCATCGCCATCCCGGTCGCGCTCCTGATCGCCGTACCGTTCGTCACGTTCTTCCGGTACTACGGGCTGCTGGTGCTGGAGGGGCTCGCCCCGGAGTATCGCCTCCTCCCTGAATAACTTTTTTTTCGGAAGGAGATGCCCTCCTCGGGAGCCCCGTGCCGATACGCGGCCCTCCCCGACCACAGCTCCCCTATCTCGGGCCAGACCGGGATCTCCTTGCCGGCCGGGCCCCATATGACGGAAAGACTCTTCCATTATGAAACCATGAACCACGATCAATATGGTTGACGGCGAGCCGCTGGTGATCCTTGCCCTGGCTCTGGGGCCGGGAGTCTTCTGGGCGTGGTACTTCTACCGCAGGGATAAATTCAATCCCGAGCCGGCGGCTCTGATCGTGAAGCTCTTCCTCCTCGGCGTCCTCGTCACGTTTCCCGTGGCCTTTGTCGAGGGATTCTTCGGCCTCTTCATCGTATCCCCGCTGATCATGGGCACTGTTGTCGCGCCCATCGTCGAGGAGTACGGCAAGTTCGCTGTCGTGCGCCGGTTCGCCTACCGGGACACCGAGTTCGACGAACCGATGGACGGTATCGTCTACGCCGCATCCGCCGCTCTCGGACTCGCATCGCTCGAAAACGTCCTCTACGTCTTTGCGGCATACGTGACGTCGCCGGCGCTCGCCCTCAGCACGATCGTCGTCCGTGCGATCTTCTCGGTCCCCGGGCATGCGCTCTTTGCCGGTGTCTGGGGCTACGCCCTCGGCCGGGCCAAGTTCGCGGCTCCCGAAGAGCGTTCGGGGATCGTCCTCCGGGGGCTTGCTCTCGGGATGGTGCTGCACGGTATCTTCAACTTCCTGCTCTTCTCCGCCGAGATAGTCGCATACGCCATGGCCGTCTTCATCCTGGTCCTGACGCCGGGGCTCTGGATACTGGCAAACCGCAACATCAGGAGCGCGCTCGACTACGGGAGACGGTAGGTGCGCGGCGGCGGTGCGATCGCCGTCCCGCGGGACAGTCATTCTCGCGGAATCCCCCCGGACACGAGAGCCTGCGGGGACGGCACCACCCGATCCGGGCCGCGATTCGATAGGCTTATTAGCCTGAAAATCTCATGTTGTAAGGCACACAGTGCGAAAGCACAGGCGTGCGCCGATAGTGTAGTGGTTATCACTAGGCGTTGCCAACGCCTAAACCCGGGTTCGAGTCCCGGTCGGCGCATCGGTCCACCATGTTTGGTGTGTTCTTTTTCCGTCGTTTCTCTTACAGTGACCACCCTCTCGCGGATGAGGGGCGTTTATCCCCGGAGATACGCTTACGGTGAGGTGCCCCGCCATCCCTGCGGGCCTGGAGATGGGGGTCCGGGCACCCCGACCTTGTGCTGCCGGGCATGAACCCCCCGGCGCTTATCGAACCATACCCTTATATTTCCCGCTCCGTATTATAGTCGAAAACGCAACTTGGAGAGAGTTGCGTCGTCTCAACCAGTGCCAGGCGCATCCGCCGGGAGAAGGGCGCGTCAGGCGGCATACCGGATCTATTGGGGGGCTGTCGTGGACTCGATCAGGATCGCAATTGTGGGCGTCGGGAACTGTGCCAGTTCGCTGCTTCAGGGGATCGAATACTACCGGGGGAGGAGCGAGGAGGATGCAACCGGGCTGATGCACTGGGACCTCGGCGGCTACCGGCCATCCGACATAGAAGTGGCCGCAGCGTTCGACATCGATGCGAGGAAAGTCGGAAAGGACGTCTCCGAAGCGATATTCTCCCCCCCGAACTGTACCACGACTTTCTGCCCGGAGATGCCGGGAACCGGCGTGACCGTCCGGATGGGGCGGGTGCTGGACGGTTTTCCCGAGCACATGCGGGGCTACAAGGAGGAGTGCAGGTTCGTACTCGCCGACGAGGAGGAAGCGTCGCGCGAGGACGTCGTCCGGGCGCTCGAGGACTCGGGTGCCGAGATGCTGCTCAACTACCTCCCCGTGGGCTCGGAGGAAGCCGCACGGTTCTATGCCGGGTGTGCGCTGGAGGCGGGCGTCGGTCTCATCAACAACATCCCGGTCTTCATCGC is a window from the Methanoculleus oceani genome containing:
- a CDS encoding DUF7544 domain-containing protein codes for the protein MTDMAEEMYAFSRLDGALQRTKSLLWPINWGVWLRLALIALFVGGGVSFPNTSGYDFGEGDLPPGFEGALPGIATVVVVLILVVLVLALLWWLVGAAMQFVFVDMLRTGDIHIRRFLGERFGKGVRLFLFQVVLTLVLVLAMVALIAMVVGFGGPGVGVAAPLMILAFIPIILVAALLFGIVFLLTTDFVVPIMIHEDCGVIEGWQRLIGLISANFWQIVVYVVTRLVLGLIAGIVQAILVILALVVIAIPFVLIGIVLLAAVQANYVLLLVLLIPYLVIAIPVALLIAVPFVTFFRYYGLLVLEGLAPEYRLLPE
- a CDS encoding PrsW family intramembrane metalloprotease → MVDGEPLVILALALGPGVFWAWYFYRRDKFNPEPAALIVKLFLLGVLVTFPVAFVEGFFGLFIVSPLIMGTVVAPIVEEYGKFAVVRRFAYRDTEFDEPMDGIVYAASAALGLASLENVLYVFAAYVTSPALALSTIVVRAIFSVPGHALFAGVWGYALGRAKFAAPEERSGIVLRGLALGMVLHGIFNFLLFSAEIVAYAMAVFILVLTPGLWILANRNIRSALDYGRR